In Vibrio crassostreae, one DNA window encodes the following:
- the rlmJ gene encoding 23S rRNA (adenine(2030)-N(6))-methyltransferase RlmJ, giving the protein MEYRHQCHVGDHGDALKHPVLSALVQSLMQQHSRLNVIDTHSGTGCYDLTTAPSNHAGEFAEGVGYLWRNKAYLPPAFASFMSVLEYYNPNQHISLYPGSAAITYQQGRSQDSFYFSDIQQDEADLLQTNIEKLQRDLDVSSKLTITAGDGLKALPDDVAKHDNHHLIVIDPPYETDSEYLEVIDALVKAYQQSDKVSALIWYPLYTDDKSSLILNHCVTAVKDGLLPSPIKSELRLRDPKGDDRLIGSGLLLFNPPQGIAGTVADTLDYLHSQLATNGEGYWQMRSL; this is encoded by the coding sequence ATGGAATATCGACATCAATGTCATGTAGGCGACCATGGTGATGCACTGAAGCATCCAGTATTGAGTGCACTGGTTCAGTCATTAATGCAGCAGCATTCACGCCTCAATGTTATCGACACGCACTCTGGTACAGGGTGTTATGACCTCACTACAGCTCCAAGTAATCACGCGGGTGAGTTTGCTGAAGGGGTCGGGTACTTGTGGCGAAACAAGGCTTATCTTCCTCCGGCATTTGCTTCATTTATGTCGGTTCTGGAATACTACAATCCGAATCAACATATCTCTCTTTATCCGGGTTCTGCGGCCATCACCTATCAACAAGGCCGCAGCCAAGATAGCTTCTATTTTTCAGACATTCAGCAAGACGAAGCTGACCTATTACAAACTAACATTGAGAAGTTGCAACGCGATCTCGATGTCTCAAGTAAGCTCACCATTACCGCTGGCGATGGGCTCAAAGCGCTGCCTGATGATGTAGCTAAACACGATAATCATCACTTAATTGTTATCGACCCGCCCTATGAAACCGATTCTGAATACCTTGAAGTAATTGATGCCTTAGTTAAGGCGTATCAGCAGTCTGATAAGGTATCGGCCCTGATTTGGTATCCGCTTTACACGGATGATAAGAGTTCACTGATTCTGAACCACTGCGTGACAGCGGTGAAAGATGGCTTGCTACCAAGTCCGATTAAGTCGGAGCTTCGTCTTCGAGATCCCAAGGGTGATGATCGCCTGATCGGCAGTGGTTTGCTGTTGTTCAACCCACCACAAGGCATTGCGGGAACGGTCGCAGATACGCTCGATTATTTACACAGCCAACTCGCGACTAATGGTGAAGGCTATTGGCAAATGAGAAGCTTATAG
- a CDS encoding MFS transporter: MKQEKIPFQVWILTLAAFAIGTAEFVIAGILPQIATSLSITEGQAGYLISAYALAIVIGGPILTIYLARFNKKMVLIGLMALFIIGNVLSALAPSYPLLLASRVIAGLVQGPFYGIGAVVATNLVSEKMAGRAVGQMFAGLTLANVLGVPAGTWVSLQFGWHTTFFTVAALGTVAMISILTSIKSTGHSEAKDIKTQLMAFKNPMLLISLAITAFAWSGFMTLYGYLAPIAMHITGYGQESVTWILVIVGVGLIIGNTLGGRSSDKDLGKASMFWAVAMIVSLVVVGLVVDNKTLFVAAAFVFGIASFANVPAMQLRVMNHGGEGQELAATANISAFNLANAFGGFLGGMVLDSQLGAGMIPFAAVVVPVIGLLLIAKANRADKPQSNSIFSPAESK; encoded by the coding sequence GTTATCGCAGGCATTCTTCCACAAATTGCGACCTCCCTTTCGATCACAGAAGGCCAAGCTGGCTATCTAATCAGTGCGTATGCATTAGCTATCGTTATCGGCGGCCCGATCTTAACCATCTACCTTGCCCGATTTAATAAAAAGATGGTGCTGATTGGTTTAATGGCGCTGTTCATTATTGGCAATGTCTTGTCGGCACTCGCACCAAGCTACCCATTGCTACTCGCGAGCCGCGTAATTGCAGGCTTAGTGCAAGGACCTTTCTATGGCATAGGAGCGGTTGTTGCAACCAACTTAGTATCGGAAAAAATGGCAGGTCGCGCCGTTGGTCAAATGTTCGCAGGCTTAACGCTCGCTAACGTTCTTGGCGTTCCGGCAGGTACATGGGTGAGCTTGCAATTCGGTTGGCACACCACCTTCTTTACCGTTGCGGCACTTGGCACAGTTGCGATGATTTCAATCTTAACGTCAATCAAATCAACAGGTCATAGCGAAGCGAAAGACATCAAAACTCAGCTTATGGCGTTCAAAAATCCAATGCTGCTTATCAGCTTGGCGATCACCGCTTTTGCTTGGTCTGGCTTTATGACGCTCTACGGCTACCTAGCACCTATCGCTATGCACATCACGGGTTACGGCCAAGAATCGGTCACTTGGATCTTAGTGATAGTAGGTGTCGGCTTAATTATAGGTAACACATTGGGTGGTCGCTCTTCAGATAAAGACCTAGGCAAAGCTTCCATGTTTTGGGCAGTCGCAATGATCGTGTCATTGGTTGTGGTGGGCCTAGTGGTAGACAACAAAACCCTATTCGTTGCAGCTGCATTTGTCTTTGGTATTGCATCATTTGCGAACGTTCCTGCCATGCAACTTCGAGTGATGAACCACGGTGGCGAAGGCCAAGAGTTAGCAGCAACTGCGAATATCTCAGCATTCAACTTAGCCAATGCCTTTGGTGGATTCCTTGGCGGAATGGTACTCGACAGCCAACTAGGCGCAGGAATGATTCCGTTCGCAGCCGTTGTTGTCCCTGTCATTGGCTTGCTACTTATCGCTAAAGCCAACCGAGCTGACAAGCCTCAGAGCAACTCTATTTTCAGCCCAGCAGAAAGCAAATAA
- a CDS encoding HNH endonuclease, whose protein sequence is MFNVGQVYNRRAEIHGHYKGQQYGGIATPAAHPYVFIFTSDAGEEFGYSDGFSADGTFRYTGEGQEGDMKMVKGNLAIFEHQNNLKEILLFESVSTGFVRFVGVCNYICHHIEQRPDKNGQLRDAIVFHLDIVPQSIGDTIQTPKMSYLTKPTKSKSLKQLRDIALASTPLKTDTKEQLTHVKYRSEAIKLYAKKRADGICEGCEVPSPFETKSGPYLEVHHLTRLADGGADCPENVIALCPTCHRKAHYSVEAADFNAKLIEKALKIEEQLL, encoded by the coding sequence TTGTTCAATGTAGGACAGGTTTACAATCGACGTGCAGAGATACACGGTCATTACAAAGGTCAACAATACGGTGGTATCGCTACGCCGGCTGCTCACCCATATGTATTTATCTTCACTAGCGATGCGGGCGAAGAGTTTGGCTACTCTGATGGTTTTAGTGCAGACGGCACTTTCCGATATACAGGAGAAGGGCAAGAAGGTGACATGAAAATGGTTAAAGGAAACTTGGCCATCTTTGAGCACCAAAACAACCTCAAAGAGATTCTCTTATTTGAATCTGTCTCAACTGGTTTTGTTAGATTCGTCGGTGTTTGTAACTACATCTGTCATCACATCGAGCAACGCCCCGACAAGAACGGCCAACTCCGTGATGCGATAGTTTTCCATTTAGATATCGTCCCGCAAAGTATTGGAGATACAATTCAAACTCCAAAAATGTCATACCTTACTAAGCCAACTAAAAGTAAATCATTAAAGCAATTACGAGACATCGCTTTAGCTTCGACGCCACTTAAAACTGACACCAAAGAACAACTCACACATGTAAAATATCGTAGTGAAGCCATTAAACTTTACGCGAAAAAGAGAGCAGATGGTATCTGTGAAGGTTGTGAAGTGCCTTCGCCTTTTGAGACCAAGTCAGGTCCTTACCTAGAAGTACATCACCTGACACGGTTGGCGGATGGTGGTGCAGATTGTCCTGAAAACGTGATTGCACTCTGTCCGACTTGCCATCGTAAAGCGCACTACTCAGTGGAAGCTGCAGATTTCAATGCGAAACTCATCGAGAAAGCACTAAAGATTGAAGAGCAATTGTTGTAA
- the secD gene encoding protein translocase subunit SecD yields the protein MTVKKRIPRKQINHYSKWKYVVLIATIIIMILSALPSWFGENASVQISNRSEQTIDATQITQYLASEGIQAKSAFQKDKRLVVILEDAEQQAKAKEVLNERLLDNATVALAMEPAAPKWLTDMGFAPIQLGLDLRGGVQFLLEVDMEPVYHAQAQAMVDEITSEVRYARGKVVNNQVEFNFRTDADFEKAQKLIREEFPQWQRDRSDKSLTLTQSEEEQRTLRNLTVQQNLQIMRSRIEELGITEASIQRQGESRIRIELPGVQDPAAAKDVIGATASLAFYSVYDNATRNTQTLKDSDGNRVVVARKAVLSGEHIIDARSGIGEMGSAEVNITLDSSGGKKMSEFSRHNIGKPMATVYSEYSRDRAGNSEKTSEVISVANIQSQLGSRFRITGAGSMAEAQELALLLRAGSLTAPVTIIEERTIGPSLGAENVTNGFAALALGLGLTLTFMALWYRRLGWVANAALVVNMTTLFGLIAMLPGAVLTLPGIAGLVLTVGMAVDTNVLIFERIRDKMKEGRSFASSIDRGFDSAFSSIFDANVTTMIVAVALYTIGNGPIQGFALTLGLGLLTSMFTGIFASRAIINLVWGRDQRHDVRI from the coding sequence TTGACTGTGAAAAAACGCATTCCAAGAAAACAAATTAACCACTACTCAAAGTGGAAATACGTGGTGCTTATTGCCACCATTATCATCATGATTCTGAGTGCTCTACCTTCTTGGTTTGGTGAGAATGCATCGGTTCAAATCAGCAATCGTTCTGAACAGACAATCGACGCCACTCAAATTACTCAATACCTTGCGAGCGAGGGTATTCAAGCCAAATCAGCCTTTCAAAAAGACAAACGTTTAGTCGTGATCTTAGAAGACGCTGAACAACAAGCGAAAGCCAAAGAGGTGCTGAATGAGCGCCTATTGGATAACGCGACCGTTGCGTTAGCGATGGAACCAGCAGCACCTAAATGGCTAACTGACATGGGTTTTGCGCCGATTCAGTTAGGCCTTGATTTGCGTGGTGGTGTGCAGTTCTTATTGGAAGTGGATATGGAGCCGGTTTATCACGCGCAAGCTCAAGCGATGGTCGACGAGATCACCAGCGAAGTGCGTTATGCACGCGGTAAAGTGGTGAACAATCAAGTTGAATTTAACTTCCGTACTGATGCCGATTTCGAGAAAGCACAAAAACTGATTCGTGAAGAGTTCCCACAATGGCAGCGTGACCGTTCAGATAAATCGCTAACGTTAACTCAGTCTGAAGAAGAGCAAAGAACGCTACGTAATCTAACGGTTCAACAAAACCTGCAAATCATGCGCAGCCGTATTGAAGAGCTAGGCATCACTGAGGCATCGATTCAACGCCAAGGTGAAAGCCGTATCCGTATCGAACTTCCGGGTGTGCAAGACCCTGCAGCCGCGAAAGACGTGATCGGTGCTACGGCTTCGCTTGCGTTCTACTCTGTGTACGACAACGCAACGCGCAATACTCAAACTCTGAAAGATTCAGATGGTAATCGTGTCGTGGTTGCTCGCAAAGCGGTATTAAGCGGTGAACACATTATCGATGCACGCAGTGGCATTGGTGAGATGGGCAGTGCAGAAGTAAACATTACGCTGGATTCTTCTGGTGGTAAGAAAATGTCTGAGTTTTCTCGCCATAACATCGGCAAGCCAATGGCGACCGTTTACAGCGAATACAGCCGTGACAGAGCGGGTAACAGCGAAAAAACCAGTGAAGTGATCAGTGTGGCGAACATCCAATCTCAACTGGGTAGCCGCTTCAGAATCACAGGTGCAGGCAGCATGGCAGAAGCACAAGAGCTTGCTCTACTGCTACGTGCAGGTTCATTAACAGCGCCTGTTACCATCATTGAAGAGCGTACTATTGGCCCATCTCTGGGTGCTGAAAACGTAACGAATGGTTTTGCTGCTTTAGCGCTTGGCCTTGGTCTTACTCTAACGTTTATGGCGCTATGGTATCGCCGCCTTGGTTGGGTTGCGAACGCTGCATTGGTCGTCAACATGACCACACTATTCGGTTTGATTGCGATGCTCCCGGGTGCGGTATTAACTCTGCCGGGTATTGCGGGCTTGGTACTGACCGTCGGTATGGCGGTAGACACTAACGTGCTTATCTTCGAGCGTATTCGAGACAAAATGAAAGAAGGGCGCAGCTTTGCTAGCTCTATCGATCGTGGTTTCGATAGCGCCTTCTCTTCAATTTTCGATGCTAACGTCACCACCATGATCGTTGCTGTGGCTCTGTACACTATTGGTAATGGACCGATTCAGGGCTTCGCTCTGACACTGGGCTTAGGTCTTCTAACCAGTATGTTTACGGGCATTTTTGCTTCACGAGCGATCATCAACTTGGTTTGGGGGCGTGACCAGCGCCACGATGTAAGGATTTAA
- a CDS encoding alkene reductase, translating into MNKLFETSELKGLELQNRVVMAPMTRARTSQPGNVPNDMMATYYQQRASAGLIITEATQISDDSQGYSFTPGVYTDAQIEGWKSVTTAAKEQGAAIFCQLWHVGRVSHPTFQKGKLPIAPSALAPIETQVWISNENGNGNMVDCIQPREMTQEDIDRVIQDFANSAKKAIEAGFNGVEIHGGNGYLIDQFLRTNSNKRTDNYGGSRENRLRFLIEVVDAVIDAIGADKVGVRLAPFITFKDMNCPDIVPTILEASKALQARDIAYLHLSEADWDDAPVIPESFRVELRELFSNTIIVAGSYTPQRAEEVLSKGYADLVAFGRPFVANPDLVSRLKNGSKLSELDGATLFGGNEKGYTDYPAL; encoded by the coding sequence ATGAACAAATTATTCGAAACATCAGAGCTCAAAGGCCTAGAACTGCAAAACCGTGTCGTTATGGCACCCATGACTCGCGCTCGTACTAGTCAACCTGGAAACGTGCCAAACGATATGATGGCAACCTATTACCAGCAACGCGCCAGTGCAGGTTTAATCATCACCGAAGCCACACAAATATCCGACGACTCTCAAGGCTACTCATTCACACCCGGCGTTTATACCGATGCACAAATCGAAGGTTGGAAATCAGTAACCACAGCCGCGAAAGAACAAGGTGCCGCAATATTCTGCCAGTTATGGCATGTCGGCCGTGTGTCTCACCCTACCTTTCAAAAAGGCAAGTTGCCAATTGCACCGTCAGCTTTGGCGCCAATAGAAACTCAAGTATGGATTTCCAATGAGAATGGTAACGGCAACATGGTGGATTGCATCCAGCCAAGAGAGATGACCCAAGAAGACATCGATCGCGTCATTCAAGATTTTGCTAATTCAGCGAAGAAAGCCATTGAAGCAGGCTTTAATGGTGTCGAGATCCACGGAGGCAATGGCTACCTCATTGATCAGTTTTTAAGAACGAACTCGAACAAACGTACCGACAACTACGGCGGAAGCCGTGAGAACCGACTTCGCTTTCTAATTGAAGTAGTTGATGCAGTGATTGATGCGATTGGCGCGGACAAAGTGGGCGTACGTTTAGCCCCATTCATCACCTTCAAAGACATGAACTGCCCAGACATTGTGCCAACAATTTTGGAGGCCTCAAAAGCACTGCAAGCGCGTGATATCGCTTACCTGCATCTATCAGAAGCCGATTGGGATGATGCACCTGTTATCCCTGAAAGCTTCCGAGTAGAACTAAGAGAGTTATTCTCTAACACAATCATCGTCGCAGGCAGTTACACACCACAACGCGCCGAAGAAGTACTAAGCAAAGGCTACGCGGATCTTGTCGCATTTGGTCGCCCATTCGTGGCCAACCCAGACCTCGTGTCACGCCTAAAAAACGGCAGCAAACTATCAGAACTCGACGGCGCGACCTTGTTCGGCGGCAACGAAAAAGGCTACACCGATTATCCAGCTTTGTAA
- the secF gene encoding protein translocase subunit SecF: MSTSKMTISDRYFSNSNMTRLRKVMSVISIVLFMSSVMLVAVKGFNWGLDFTGGVVAEVQLSDQVTKDALKTKLDTAFQQDVQVVGMAEQDRWTIRYSQLTDAPQPNLVDALSSVSDQVKVLNSSVVGPQVGQDMVDQGGLAVLVCFLMIMLYLSVRFEWRLALGALAAIIYDVTLILGLFAFTQFEFNLTVLAAVLAILGYSLNDSIIIADRVREMLRGNPNGDTDNLLNESVKATFSRTMVTSGTTLITVSALWLLGGAALQGFAIALVVGIVSGTWSSVSVGITLPKLLGLQPCHYQVKAPVEVEGEYP; the protein is encoded by the coding sequence ATGAGTACTTCAAAAATGACTATTTCAGACCGCTATTTTTCAAATAGTAATATGACTCGCCTTCGTAAGGTGATGTCTGTGATTTCCATTGTGCTGTTCATGAGCTCTGTGATGCTGGTGGCAGTGAAAGGTTTTAACTGGGGCTTGGACTTTACCGGCGGTGTGGTTGCCGAGGTTCAGCTCTCTGATCAAGTAACCAAAGATGCGCTGAAAACCAAACTTGATACGGCTTTCCAACAAGATGTGCAAGTGGTTGGTATGGCAGAACAGGATCGCTGGACAATTCGTTACAGCCAACTGACAGACGCGCCACAGCCAAACTTAGTGGATGCTTTGTCTTCTGTAAGTGATCAAGTAAAAGTGCTCAACAGCAGCGTGGTTGGCCCTCAGGTAGGTCAAGACATGGTTGACCAAGGTGGCTTGGCGGTATTGGTGTGCTTCCTAATGATCATGCTGTACCTGAGTGTACGTTTTGAATGGCGCTTGGCACTCGGCGCACTTGCCGCGATCATCTATGACGTGACGCTTATCTTGGGCCTGTTCGCTTTTACTCAGTTTGAGTTCAACCTGACTGTATTGGCTGCCGTGTTGGCGATTTTGGGTTACTCATTGAATGACTCGATCATCATTGCCGACCGTGTTCGTGAAATGCTGCGTGGTAATCCAAACGGTGACACTGATAACCTACTTAACGAATCGGTTAAAGCGACCTTCTCACGCACCATGGTGACTTCAGGTACAACGCTTATCACCGTATCAGCGCTTTGGCTACTTGGTGGTGCGGCGCTGCAAGGTTTTGCGATTGCCTTAGTCGTAGGTATTGTCAGCGGTACGTGGTCTTCAGTGTCTGTCGGTATCACACTGCCTAAGCTACTTGGCCTACAGCCTTGTCACTACCAAGTGAAAGCGCCAGTAGAAGTTGAGGGCGAGTACCCTTAG